A stretch of the Polynucleobacter tropicus genome encodes the following:
- a CDS encoding c-type cytochrome: MKFQHPLQLVAIVSVLLSLSGMANAQSGENTYKQVCVNCHGAGVLNAPKFGDKAKWAPLIAEGQVTLTAHAYFGVRGMPPKGGSPNLSVEGFSDALVYMVNNSGGNWKSPDAKTIAAINKEIEARKAGMNKK, from the coding sequence ATGAAATTTCAGCATCCATTACAACTTGTTGCGATAGTGTCCGTTTTGCTGTCTTTGTCTGGGATGGCCAATGCCCAGTCTGGCGAAAATACCTATAAGCAAGTATGTGTAAATTGCCATGGGGCGGGTGTATTAAATGCGCCGAAGTTTGGCGACAAGGCCAAGTGGGCGCCACTTATTGCGGAAGGTCAAGTAACCTTAACGGCACATGCCTACTTTGGAGTGCGCGGTATGCCGCCCAAGGGAGGCAGTCCTAATTTAAGCGTTGAAGGTTTCTCCGATGCATTGGTTTATATGGTCAATAACTCCGGTGGAAACTGGAAGTCACCAGATGCCAAAACCATTGCAGCAATCAATAAAGAGATTGAAGCTCGCAAAGCAGGAATGAATAAAAAGTAA
- a CDS encoding class II aldolase/adducin family protein — MKKILISCLVFGITNTFAVSVQEQMDQDPKVKAAIEELVIANHILYDQNAVDGYGHISVRNPANPNTFFLARSVAPSTVKVEDIIEFDMSGKALNGDTRVAYGERFIHSGILKNRPDLNSVIHGHAPPILPYGLTGTTLKPVYHMSSFLGEGAPIFEIRNFAKPNPDTDMFISNVELGNALSQTMGLQYFVLMRGHGYAAGGDSIKKAVFRAIYAIQNASIQSEAMKMGQVQYLTPGEATISQETIEKTIGRPWQLWTERVKKSQP; from the coding sequence ATGAAAAAAATTCTGATTTCATGTCTGGTGTTTGGCATCACGAATACCTTTGCGGTATCAGTGCAGGAGCAGATGGACCAAGACCCCAAAGTAAAAGCCGCAATTGAAGAGCTAGTGATCGCGAATCACATTTTGTATGACCAAAATGCAGTTGATGGCTATGGCCACATCAGCGTGCGTAATCCAGCCAATCCCAATACTTTCTTTTTAGCTAGAAGCGTTGCTCCATCGACCGTTAAGGTTGAAGACATTATTGAGTTTGATATGAGCGGTAAAGCGCTCAACGGCGATACGAGGGTGGCTTATGGCGAGCGCTTTATACATAGCGGTATTTTGAAAAACCGACCAGACCTTAATTCAGTAATTCATGGACATGCGCCACCCATCTTGCCTTATGGCTTAACTGGTACCACCTTAAAGCCGGTCTATCACATGAGCTCCTTCCTGGGTGAGGGCGCGCCGATATTTGAGATTCGTAATTTTGCTAAGCCAAATCCCGATACAGATATGTTTATTAGCAATGTGGAGTTAGGAAATGCTTTATCTCAAACCATGGGCTTGCAATACTTTGTATTGATGCGTGGTCATGGCTATGCAGCAGGTGGTGACTCAATCAAAAAAGCCGTGTTTCGAGCAATCTATGCAATTCAAAATGCCAGCATTCAGTCTGAGGCGATGAAGATGGGTCAAGTCCAATATCTAACACCTGGTGAAGCCACCATTTCTCAAGAGACGATCGAGAAAACGATTGGCAGACCTTGGCAGCTTTGGACTGAGCGTGTTAAAAAATCACAACCTTAA
- a CDS encoding tripartite tricarboxylate transporter substrate binding protein has translation MRQIFTLGRALSYFVACFISIAAFAQAPEVWPTRPITMVVPFPPGGVADAVGRPVAEALTRILGQPVVVENKAGAGGGIGMAAVAKAKPDGYTILMALSSISIIPEADKVVGREQSFQLNQLKPIARFTADPTVLVVRADSPWRDYKSFVAAMRANPGKYNFGSSGNYGTMHVPMEMLKSSEKFYMVHIPYTGAGPAIVGLLGGQVDAIATGPSSIVQQIKAGKVRALAHWGDGRLASMPEVPSFKEMGVKIEFSQWAGLFVPSATPDYITNKLREAAKQAANDERVRAVINGAGSPIQYMDAPEFKVFWDKESAQMGDVVRKIGKVE, from the coding sequence ATGAGACAAATCTTTACACTTGGCCGTGCGCTAAGCTACTTTGTGGCATGTTTTATTTCTATTGCGGCATTTGCGCAAGCGCCAGAAGTTTGGCCAACAAGACCGATCACCATGGTTGTGCCTTTTCCGCCAGGCGGCGTTGCTGATGCTGTAGGTAGACCTGTGGCGGAAGCCTTAACTCGCATCCTGGGACAACCCGTTGTCGTGGAAAACAAAGCAGGCGCTGGTGGCGGTATTGGGATGGCGGCAGTAGCTAAAGCGAAACCCGATGGATACACCATCTTGATGGCTTTATCGTCTATCTCGATTATTCCTGAGGCTGACAAAGTAGTGGGGCGCGAACAGTCCTTTCAATTAAATCAACTCAAACCAATCGCACGCTTTACTGCTGATCCAACGGTATTGGTTGTGAGAGCTGATAGCCCTTGGAGGGATTACAAATCTTTTGTAGCTGCGATGCGCGCTAATCCTGGTAAATACAATTTTGGTTCATCGGGCAACTACGGAACGATGCATGTGCCCATGGAGATGCTCAAGTCTTCTGAAAAGTTTTATATGGTGCATATTCCATATACAGGCGCTGGTCCAGCGATTGTGGGGCTTTTGGGTGGTCAGGTTGATGCGATTGCGACAGGACCTTCTTCAATCGTCCAGCAAATCAAAGCAGGCAAAGTCCGCGCTTTGGCGCATTGGGGTGATGGCAGATTGGCAAGCATGCCTGAGGTGCCTAGCTTTAAGGAAATGGGTGTGAAGATTGAATTCTCACAATGGGCTGGTCTCTTTGTGCCGAGCGCTACCCCCGATTACATTACCAATAAGTTGCGTGAAGCCGCGAAGCAAGCGGCAAATGATGAGCGTGTGCGTGCTGTAATTAATGGCGCTGGAAGTCCAATTCAATACATGGATGCGCCAGAATTCAAAGTCTTCTGGGATAAGGAATCTGCGCAGATGGGCGACGTCGTTCGCAAGATCGGTAAGGTTGAATAA
- a CDS encoding fumarylacetoacetate hydrolase family protein: MKYAAFSLIKEPSKTRVGIVSADEKTIQELDLGVDVSEEGIVAILKADLAGKTPKPVATHAMNEIRLLAPVPRPRRNIFCVGKNYHEHAKEFSNSGFDGSAKPGEDIPSHAIFFTKPPEAVTGPNTNVIIPTAVSTCIDYEAELTIVIGKGGKGISEADALKHVWGYTAINDVTARDWQQRHKQWFLGKSFDTFCPMGPWVVTADEVKHDDIPVKCWVNGELRQNSNTKDFIFDIPNMIATVSAGITLYPGDLIATGTPVGVGIGFKPPKYLVNGDVVVVEMGGIGKLENTFIAE; encoded by the coding sequence ATGAAATACGCTGCATTTTCTTTAATCAAAGAGCCCTCAAAGACTCGTGTTGGCATCGTCTCCGCGGACGAAAAGACTATTCAAGAATTGGATTTAGGGGTTGATGTCAGTGAAGAAGGGATCGTCGCTATTCTGAAGGCGGATCTTGCGGGCAAAACACCTAAGCCTGTAGCAACGCACGCAATGAATGAAATACGCTTACTTGCCCCCGTACCCCGTCCACGTAGAAATATTTTCTGCGTTGGCAAAAACTATCACGAACACGCTAAGGAATTTTCGAATAGCGGCTTTGATGGAAGCGCAAAACCAGGTGAAGACATTCCCTCACACGCGATTTTCTTTACCAAACCACCCGAAGCTGTAACAGGCCCAAACACAAACGTCATTATTCCGACAGCTGTTTCTACTTGCATTGACTATGAAGCTGAATTAACGATTGTAATTGGCAAAGGCGGCAAAGGCATTAGCGAAGCAGATGCCTTGAAGCATGTCTGGGGCTACACCGCCATCAATGATGTGACTGCACGTGATTGGCAACAACGCCACAAACAATGGTTTTTGGGTAAGAGCTTTGACACCTTCTGCCCAATGGGTCCATGGGTAGTCACTGCCGATGAAGTAAAGCACGATGACATCCCTGTTAAGTGCTGGGTCAATGGCGAATTACGCCAGAACTCCAATACCAAAGACTTCATCTTTGATATTCCGAATATGATCGCTACAGTTTCAGCTGGAATCACACTCTACCCTGGCGATCTTATTGCCACCGGTACACCAGTTGGGGTTGGTATCGGATTTAAACCACCAAAATATTTAGTCAACGGTGATGTCGTCGTCGTTGAAATGGGTGGCATTGGAAAACTTGAGAATACTTTTATTGCCGAATAA
- the feoB gene encoding ferrous iron transporter B, with product MTESTVHFFPSEPLVALLGNPNCGKTALFNLLTGSRQKVANYSGVTVERKEGRLTLASGKSVRILDLPGAYSLYPRSLDERVTCNVLLGRAEGEKRPDLVLCILSAMNLRRNLRLVLAAKRLGLPCVVVLNMLDIAKRQGLEIDTTALSKELGLPVVTSVGIQTNGADEIKSFLAELDWRNLNTLRTGTGDATLENVASHIAHAEADNVQVQRILQNLGLDQIIPDRLSDRLDSVLLHPVMGPIILVALLFFIFQAVFSWATVPMEMIKTSVEYLGGQISSILPDTWLRSLLINGILAGLGGVVIFLPQILILFFFILLLEESGYLPRAAYLLDRVMGSVGLSGRSFIPLLSSFACAIPGIMATRSISNTRDRLVTILIAPMMTCSARLPVYALLISAFIPQQKLWGNIDLQGLVLFLLYLAGILGAMGVAWVLKRFASEQFRTNVLMMELPSYHLPRIGNLAISLWQRAEIFLHRVGGVILVMTIGLWVLSSFPLPPEGATLPPIEYSFAGMLGEALAHIFSPIGFNWQISIALVPGMAAREVVVSSLATVYALSSSSADAAEALIPLISSDWSLATALSLLAWFVFAPQCLSTIAAVKRETGGWKIPAVMLSYLFGLAYIASFITYRIAVHFGLG from the coding sequence ATGACTGAGTCCACAGTTCATTTTTTTCCAAGTGAACCTCTCGTTGCCTTATTGGGAAATCCCAATTGCGGAAAAACTGCACTATTTAATTTACTCACTGGCAGTCGACAAAAGGTTGCTAATTACTCTGGTGTTACTGTTGAACGCAAAGAGGGGCGCTTAACTTTAGCCTCAGGAAAAAGTGTTCGCATATTGGATTTGCCGGGTGCTTATAGTCTTTATCCTAGATCGCTTGATGAGCGCGTCACTTGCAATGTGTTGTTGGGCAGGGCGGAGGGTGAGAAGCGTCCCGATTTGGTTCTATGTATTTTGAGTGCAATGAACTTACGTCGTAATCTGCGTCTAGTATTAGCCGCAAAGCGATTGGGTTTGCCTTGCGTGGTTGTTCTCAATATGCTTGATATTGCTAAGCGGCAAGGTTTAGAGATTGATACGACAGCGCTTTCAAAAGAGCTAGGTTTGCCAGTTGTAACTAGTGTGGGCATTCAGACCAATGGCGCTGATGAGATCAAGTCATTTTTGGCGGAACTAGACTGGCGTAATCTCAATACGCTACGCACAGGCACTGGTGATGCCACTCTAGAAAATGTGGCTTCACATATCGCTCATGCTGAGGCTGACAATGTGCAGGTGCAACGCATCTTACAAAACTTAGGCTTAGATCAAATCATTCCTGATCGCCTGAGTGATCGATTAGATTCGGTCTTATTACACCCAGTAATGGGCCCCATTATTTTAGTGGCGTTGCTCTTCTTTATATTCCAGGCGGTATTTAGTTGGGCTACGGTACCCATGGAAATGATTAAGACTTCAGTTGAATATCTCGGCGGTCAAATCAGCAGCATTCTTCCGGATACATGGCTACGTAGTTTGCTGATCAATGGCATTCTGGCGGGTCTTGGTGGTGTAGTGATTTTCTTGCCTCAAATTTTGATTTTGTTTTTCTTTATTTTGTTGCTCGAAGAGTCTGGCTACTTGCCAAGGGCTGCTTATCTATTGGATAGGGTAATGGGGTCGGTGGGTTTGTCTGGCCGCTCATTTATTCCTTTGCTTTCAAGTTTTGCCTGCGCAATTCCTGGAATTATGGCGACAAGAAGTATTTCTAATACGCGTGATCGCTTGGTAACTATTTTGATTGCGCCCATGATGACTTGCTCAGCGCGTTTGCCGGTATACGCATTATTGATCTCTGCATTTATTCCTCAGCAAAAGCTATGGGGCAATATTGATTTGCAGGGATTGGTGTTGTTCTTGCTTTATCTTGCTGGAATATTAGGGGCAATGGGGGTTGCTTGGGTCTTAAAGCGCTTTGCGAGTGAGCAGTTCCGCACCAATGTGTTGATGATGGAGTTGCCTAGTTATCACCTTCCTCGAATAGGCAATCTGGCCATTAGCTTATGGCAGCGTGCGGAAATCTTCTTGCACCGAGTTGGCGGCGTCATATTGGTAATGACAATTGGGCTCTGGGTACTCTCTAGCTTTCCGTTGCCGCCAGAAGGTGCAACCTTACCGCCGATTGAATATAGTTTCGCGGGTATGTTGGGTGAAGCGCTGGCACACATCTTTTCACCTATCGGATTTAACTGGCAAATCAGTATTGCCTTAGTTCCTGGAATGGCTGCACGTGAAGTAGTGGTGAGTTCATTGGCTACGGTTTACGCTTTATCCAGCTCAAGCGCGGATGCTGCTGAGGCATTGATACCGCTGATTTCTAGTGATTGGTCCTTGGCTACCGCGCTTTCCCTATTGGCATGGTTTGTATTTGCCCCTCAGTGTCTATCCACTATCGCTGCCGTTAAGCGCGAAACCGGTGGATGGAAGATTCCAGCCGTGATGTTGAGTTACTTGTTCGGACTAGCATATATAGCATCCTTCATTACCTATCGCATCGCCGTTCATTTTGGATTGGGATGA
- a CDS encoding FeoA family protein: protein MNLDQVSLGSLYRVSVVNAPKGAPQIKGQLEDIGFLPGEQVTLLRKGLLKKGPYLVRVGASTFALRHSEARMIEVESVND from the coding sequence ATGAATTTAGACCAAGTCAGTCTAGGCAGTCTTTATCGGGTGAGCGTCGTAAATGCACCTAAAGGTGCCCCTCAAATTAAGGGGCAGTTGGAGGATATTGGTTTTTTGCCGGGCGAGCAGGTCACTTTATTGCGTAAGGGTCTCCTAAAAAAAGGGCCTTATCTTGTTCGGGTGGGTGCCTCGACATTTGCATTGCGCCACTCCGAAGCGCGCATGATTGAAGTGGAGTCGGTCAATGACTGA
- a CDS encoding FMN-binding negative transcriptional regulator, with product MYLPKHFAIDNPTLLAQIIHEYPLATIAGNLNGQLEVNHVPLMLSADKKKLYGHIARMNPLMKIAQSSDTSVTAIFNGPNAYITPAWYPSKKESGKVVPTWNYAVVHAQGNIKLIEDAQWLRSHVAQMTDIHEPTYQSNWKLDDAPEEYVQTMLKAIVGIEIDIQNLVGKFKLSQNRPPEDYAAVVDELDQSPQEMLQAMRQYMKP from the coding sequence ATGTACTTACCAAAACACTTTGCTATAGATAACCCAACCCTACTAGCGCAGATCATTCATGAGTATCCGCTCGCTACCATTGCTGGCAATCTCAACGGTCAACTCGAAGTTAACCACGTGCCCTTGATGTTAAGTGCCGATAAAAAGAAGTTATATGGTCATATCGCCAGAATGAATCCACTCATGAAGATTGCGCAGAGTTCAGATACATCAGTCACTGCAATCTTCAACGGGCCCAATGCTTACATCACACCTGCATGGTATCCATCAAAAAAAGAATCGGGGAAAGTAGTGCCGACCTGGAACTATGCGGTAGTTCATGCGCAAGGCAATATCAAACTCATTGAAGATGCGCAGTGGCTCAGAAGTCATGTAGCCCAAATGACTGATATTCATGAGCCCACCTATCAATCCAACTGGAAACTAGATGATGCCCCAGAGGAATATGTGCAGACTATGCTGAAAGCGATTGTCGGTATTGAAATCGATATTCAGAATCTAGTTGGCAAATTTAAGCTTAGCCAAAATCGGCCTCCTGAGGACTACGCTGCGGTAGTGGATGAGTTAGACCAATCGCCTCAAGAAATGCTGCAGGCTATGCGCCAATACATGAAGCCGTAA
- the modA gene encoding molybdate ABC transporter substrate-binding protein, whose protein sequence is MSLFSTSLLAPLLLCANIAFAQSTTVAVAANMKDAFAEISSAFKSTGKTDMRVVYGSSGNFTAQIMNGAPFNLFIAADEHFPMELYKNGKTIDEGAVYAIGKLALIAKTNSGIVLMDNKAELAKAIAKANKVAIAKPELAPYGKAAVEFLKAEGLWDLAKDKLVYGDNIGVATTYVVTGAAEIGFTALSLAKSPEVIKETNFIPLNPKLYDPIRQRMVLVKGAPQEAKDLYRFMQGAQAKAILIKYGYAIP, encoded by the coding sequence ATGTCACTTTTCTCAACTTCACTGCTAGCTCCCCTTTTGTTATGTGCAAACATTGCGTTTGCACAAAGCACAACGGTTGCCGTTGCCGCCAATATGAAAGATGCTTTTGCTGAAATTTCATCAGCATTTAAATCAACCGGCAAGACAGATATGAGGGTGGTTTATGGCTCGTCAGGCAATTTCACTGCTCAGATCATGAATGGTGCGCCATTTAATTTGTTTATTGCTGCGGATGAACATTTCCCAATGGAGCTTTATAAGAACGGCAAGACGATTGATGAGGGAGCTGTTTACGCCATAGGTAAGTTGGCCTTGATTGCTAAAACGAATTCAGGAATCGTGTTGATGGATAACAAAGCGGAGTTGGCAAAAGCGATTGCTAAGGCTAACAAGGTTGCGATTGCCAAGCCAGAGTTAGCGCCTTATGGAAAAGCGGCGGTTGAGTTCTTAAAGGCTGAAGGGTTATGGGATCTTGCTAAAGATAAATTGGTTTACGGAGACAACATCGGAGTCGCAACGACCTATGTTGTAACTGGAGCTGCAGAGATTGGCTTTACTGCACTTTCTCTTGCCAAGTCACCCGAGGTGATTAAAGAAACAAATTTCATTCCGCTCAACCCTAAACTTTATGACCCTATCAGACAAAGAATGGTTCTGGTTAAGGGCGCGCCGCAGGAGGCCAAAGATCTGTATCGATTTATGCAGGGTGCTCAGGCTAAGGCAATCTTGATTAAGTATGGTTACGCAATACCTTAG
- a CDS encoding substrate-binding domain-containing protein — MRIEARPTLILNTQDPERDAIDLYWLVGLLKDIRGGSSLVLASKNSGISYRGVWGKLNQVEASLGIPLMIRTKGHGSKLTEFGSFLCQFIEEMQGSYAQHGVSYQDALQREIKKHQKLEGARWSFYSSSDSIIQKAAAEVKGFGLKIAGSGESLEQLLNNNAHIAGYHVSDEKSSQVIHQRLRKHNIEIFPVMKRTQGFIVKKGNPFHIQAIEDLLNPKIRFINRQIGSGTRLLLDTLLLEQGIEPADINGYLHEEFTHSAVANAILAGKADVGLGVKNIALENGLGFVPLKDEIFFIAMHKDMLSHPESSKLIRKIRSYSGNTSGYKSISLNRQVQNWL; from the coding sequence ATGCGAATTGAAGCTCGACCAACCCTGATTCTGAATACCCAAGACCCCGAGAGGGATGCCATTGATCTTTACTGGTTAGTAGGGTTATTGAAGGATATTCGTGGCGGTAGTTCATTGGTTTTGGCTAGCAAGAACTCTGGCATCTCATATCGTGGAGTTTGGGGAAAATTGAATCAGGTGGAGGCAAGCCTTGGCATACCTTTGATGATTCGCACTAAAGGCCATGGATCCAAGTTGACAGAGTTCGGCTCATTTCTATGTCAATTCATTGAAGAAATGCAAGGGTCTTATGCGCAACATGGAGTGAGCTATCAAGATGCTTTGCAAAGAGAAATCAAGAAACACCAGAAGCTAGAGGGTGCTCGCTGGAGCTTTTATTCCAGCAGTGATTCAATCATTCAGAAAGCTGCTGCTGAGGTTAAAGGATTCGGTTTAAAGATTGCTGGATCCGGAGAGTCTTTAGAGCAGCTATTGAACAACAATGCCCATATTGCTGGCTATCACGTATCAGATGAAAAAAGTTCACAGGTAATACATCAGCGATTGCGTAAGCACAATATTGAAATCTTTCCCGTGATGAAGCGCACGCAGGGCTTCATTGTGAAGAAGGGAAATCCATTTCATATTCAGGCGATAGAGGATTTGCTTAACCCTAAAATTCGATTTATCAACCGCCAGATTGGCTCTGGTACGAGGCTATTACTTGATACCTTATTGCTGGAGCAGGGTATTGAGCCGGCAGACATTAATGGCTACCTTCATGAAGAATTTACCCATTCCGCGGTTGCCAACGCGATTTTGGCTGGTAAGGCTGACGTTGGCCTTGGGGTTAAAAATATCGCATTAGAAAATGGACTGGGTTTCGTGCCACTAAAAGATGAGATATTTTTCATCGCCATGCATAAAGATATGCTTTCTCATCCAGAGTCATCTAAGTTGATTCGTAAGATCCGTAGTTACTCAGGAAACACGTCAGGCTATAAATCTATTAGTCTGAATCGCCAAGTTCAAAATTGGCTCTAG
- a CDS encoding substrate-binding domain-containing protein: MKKLFHSLLLSLALISAVLAPNAQAQEKSIIISSTTSTEQSGLFGYILPIFKMKSGIDVKVVAVGTGQALDIGRRGDADVVFVHDKPAEEQFVQDGYATKRYEVMYNDFILIGPKSDPAKVGGGKDIQTAFQKIAAAQAPFISRGDKSGTHAAELRYWKGAGIAVSPSQSWYKETGSGMGPALNTASAMNGYILADRGTWLSFKNRGDLTILVQGDPKLFNQYGVMLVNPAKFPSVKKAEGQAFIDWLVSKNGQDVIASYQIGGEQLFFPNAKK; encoded by the coding sequence ATGAAAAAGCTTTTTCACTCACTTTTATTAAGTCTTGCACTCATAAGTGCAGTCTTGGCTCCGAATGCTCAAGCCCAGGAAAAAAGCATCATTATTTCTTCCACAACATCTACTGAGCAGTCTGGCTTATTTGGATACATCCTGCCTATCTTTAAGATGAAATCAGGTATTGATGTCAAAGTTGTCGCTGTTGGCACTGGTCAAGCACTAGACATTGGTCGTCGTGGTGATGCTGATGTGGTCTTTGTGCATGACAAACCCGCTGAAGAGCAATTTGTACAAGACGGCTATGCGACAAAACGCTATGAAGTCATGTACAACGACTTTATATTGATTGGCCCCAAGTCTGATCCTGCGAAAGTGGGCGGTGGCAAAGACATTCAAACAGCATTCCAGAAAATTGCCGCAGCGCAAGCGCCTTTTATCTCCCGTGGAGATAAAAGCGGTACACATGCTGCTGAACTTCGTTATTGGAAAGGTGCAGGCATTGCTGTTTCACCAAGTCAGTCTTGGTACAAAGAAACAGGATCGGGCATGGGCCCTGCTCTTAACACCGCTTCCGCAATGAATGGCTACATTCTTGCCGATCGAGGCACATGGTTAAGCTTTAAAAATCGTGGCGACTTAACAATCCTTGTTCAAGGCGACCCCAAACTCTTTAATCAATATGGCGTGATGTTGGTGAACCCAGCGAAATTCCCTTCGGTCAAGAAAGCGGAGGGACAGGCATTTATTGATTGGTTAGTTTCCAAGAATGGTCAAGACGTGATTGCAAGCTATCAAATTGGTGGAGAGCAACTCTTCTTTCCCAATGCGAAGAAATAG
- a CDS encoding GNAT family N-acetyltransferase encodes MHLDILIRPWQEAQKNAFKVRHEVFILEQKVPEDLEIDEFDPAAFHVLAYSDNTCIGTARLHINNEGFGQIGRMAVLPSFRNKGLGREIMKALIGTAKSKGISSLTLHAQVSAIPFYEKLGFIANGPIYDEAGIPHRNMMMVLPI; translated from the coding sequence ATGCATTTGGACATCCTCATTAGACCGTGGCAAGAAGCTCAAAAAAACGCCTTTAAGGTCAGGCACGAGGTTTTTATCCTCGAGCAGAAAGTGCCAGAAGATCTTGAAATCGATGAATTCGACCCTGCAGCCTTCCACGTCCTTGCCTACTCTGACAATACCTGCATTGGGACAGCTAGATTGCATATTAATAATGAAGGTTTTGGCCAGATTGGACGCATGGCGGTATTGCCCTCATTTCGCAATAAAGGGCTAGGCCGAGAAATCATGAAGGCACTGATTGGCACTGCAAAATCAAAAGGGATTTCCTCCCTCACATTGCACGCCCAAGTAAGCGCAATTCCATTCTATGAAAAGCTTGGTTTTATAGCCAATGGGCCTATATACGATGAAGCAGGCATCCCTCACCGTAATATGATGATGGTATTACCAATCTAG
- a CDS encoding YbgC/FadM family acyl-CoA thioesterase: MTNSTNPNPSALAEFTYVHRVCYSDTDAAGFVYHGRYLEIFERSRAEWLAQRGQSPTKLMNEFNIVMPVRELTMNFYKPGRLDDLLHIDQVIEHRGRTQVSVKQTAQRKLPDSDEMQVIASATLHIVCVDTNTLKPKAWPEWLFQDQ; the protein is encoded by the coding sequence ATGACCAACTCCACCAACCCAAACCCTTCCGCCCTTGCCGAATTTACTTACGTTCATCGCGTTTGTTATTCCGATACCGATGCAGCTGGTTTTGTCTATCACGGTCGTTACCTTGAAATCTTTGAACGTAGCCGTGCAGAATGGCTTGCGCAACGTGGCCAAAGCCCAACCAAGCTCATGAATGAGTTCAATATAGTGATGCCAGTTCGTGAGCTCACTATGAACTTCTACAAACCAGGCAGACTGGATGACCTCTTGCATATTGACCAAGTGATTGAGCATCGTGGTCGCACGCAAGTCAGCGTTAAGCAAACCGCTCAACGCAAGCTTCCCGATAGCGATGAAATGCAAGTCATTGCCAGCGCTACGCTTCACATTGTCTGTGTTGATACCAATACGCTTAAACCGAAGGCGTGGCCCGAGTGGTTGTTTCAAGACCAATAG
- a CDS encoding transglutaminase-like domain-containing protein translates to MTISRRSAIKTIAGAFALPTLNPISSAFAQANPNWSTYEIVTEVNLESPNGFAETWIPLPLVFDTNYFRTLAIRPESSDPKAVNQIYETADKQARMLWTKWDKSATNHSVKVSILVSTCNRNLEINQANPALTLSKAEKSYWTRGTKYLPTDGIVKAKAQECLANVPANATDVEKAKAIYNWVVDNTHRDPKTRGCGQGDVKLMLETNNLGGKCADINAVFVALARSAGIPARDVYGIRIADSARGYKSLGKSGDITKAQHCRAEFYATGYGWMPVDPADVRKVILEETGGLAVNDPKVLAIRDYLFGNWEMNWMAYNYGHDIALPGSKLGSKADIPFLMYPQAENTEGRFDSLDPDNFKYKITSRQIS, encoded by the coding sequence ATGACTATTTCTCGTCGCTCAGCTATTAAAACTATTGCGGGTGCATTTGCTCTGCCAACACTCAATCCAATTTCTTCTGCATTCGCTCAAGCCAATCCGAATTGGTCAACTTATGAAATCGTCACAGAAGTCAATTTGGAATCGCCCAATGGCTTTGCGGAAACATGGATTCCATTGCCTCTCGTTTTTGATACGAACTACTTCCGCACTCTAGCAATCAGACCAGAGTCTAGCGATCCTAAAGCAGTCAATCAAATTTATGAAACTGCAGACAAGCAAGCACGCATGCTCTGGACAAAGTGGGACAAATCCGCGACGAATCACAGCGTCAAAGTATCGATACTGGTAAGCACCTGCAATCGCAATCTTGAAATTAATCAAGCCAATCCCGCATTAACTCTTTCAAAAGCAGAGAAGAGTTATTGGACACGCGGCACAAAATATCTACCAACTGATGGCATCGTGAAGGCTAAGGCACAAGAATGTCTTGCAAATGTGCCAGCTAATGCAACTGATGTTGAAAAAGCCAAAGCAATCTACAACTGGGTAGTTGATAACACCCATCGTGATCCAAAGACTCGTGGCTGCGGTCAAGGCGACGTGAAGTTGATGCTTGAAACCAATAATCTCGGCGGTAAGTGCGCTGATATCAATGCGGTATTTGTGGCGCTTGCCCGCTCTGCCGGCATTCCAGCTCGTGATGTTTACGGTATCCGTATTGCAGACTCCGCTCGCGGTTACAAGAGCCTAGGTAAATCAGGCGATATCACTAAAGCGCAACACTGCCGTGCTGAGTTCTACGCTACTGGTTATGGCTGGATGCCTGTTGATCCTGCCGATGTGCGCAAAGTAATCCTAGAAGAAACTGGTGGTCTCGCAGTAAACGATCCAAAAGTATTGGCTATTCGTGATTACCTCTTTGGTAATTGGGAAATGAATTGGATGGCCTACAACTATGGCCATGACATCGCACTCCCAGGATCAAAACTTGGAAGCAAGGCTGACATCCCATTCTTAATGTATCCACAAGCAGAAAATACAGAAGGTCGTTTTGACTCACTTGATCCTGATAACTTCAAATACAAGATCACCAGCCGTCAAATCTCTTAA